A stretch of the Dichotomicrobium thermohalophilum genome encodes the following:
- a CDS encoding ABC transporter permease: MRGTFLSLSPLNRKLLRDLWHARGQVLAIAMVIASGVATLILALGAYGSLEETRRAYYERYRFADIFATAKRAPQYVEDEIARIPGVADVETRAVSSVLLDIQGMPEPATGKLISIPETGHPALNRVHIREGRLPEPLSTREIAVNESFADAHGFRAGDRLSAIINGRKRELIIVGVVLSPEFIYTIGPGDIVPDDRRTGVLWMRYDAAAAAMDLEGAFNDVSVKLMSGAEPEAVMDRVDRLLEPYGGQDSYTRDDQLSHAFIDAELQQLGAMAYIIPPIFLAVSAFLLNMTLSRLITLEREQIGLLKALGYPSREVGFYYLKFVSLVTVLGVAIGFTAGTWLGHELTQLYTEFFNFPFLVFLLPTNIYLIAAAVSFAAAFLGTLQAVRSVVRLPPAVAMQPPPPTRYAKTWLSRSGLTRYVRQSTLMIGRHIIRFPVRSILTTTGIAASVALLIVSFFGMDSVNYVIDVTFSQTSRQDISLNFNEIKNDRVRHDVANLPGVMRAEAYRTVPVTLRKGLKEERVGVTGLPPRTELTQLLDPDFRPMKVPDIGIVLSEMLADILDVRRGEMVRVEFKTGRQREVLLPVTGISQAYLGLTAHMDLDLLNDLMGDGRVVSGAHLKVDETKLPALYNAVKETPAVSSIALLNKSRQSFRDTLAENINTMTAMFIALSATIAFGVVYNSVRIQLSERGRELASLRILGFTQGEVMLILFGEIIVLLLIALPIGWIAGYILAGMVAAGMETELYRVPLIVDRDTYAKAALVAIVSTLASAVIMRWRIARMDLIAVLKTRA, encoded by the coding sequence ATGCGCGGCACCTTCCTCTCACTCTCGCCTCTGAACCGCAAGCTGCTGCGCGATCTGTGGCACGCGCGCGGGCAGGTGCTGGCGATCGCGATGGTGATCGCCTCGGGCGTCGCCACGCTGATCCTCGCGCTTGGCGCCTATGGCTCGCTGGAGGAAACACGCCGCGCCTACTACGAGCGCTATCGCTTTGCCGACATCTTCGCCACCGCCAAGCGCGCCCCCCAGTACGTCGAAGACGAAATTGCCCGAATTCCGGGCGTCGCGGATGTCGAGACTCGCGCGGTTTCATCGGTGCTGCTGGATATCCAGGGCATGCCCGAGCCGGCGACGGGCAAGCTGATCTCGATCCCCGAAACGGGGCACCCGGCGCTCAACCGCGTGCATATCCGCGAGGGCCGCCTGCCCGAGCCGCTTTCGACACGCGAGATCGCCGTCAACGAATCTTTCGCAGACGCTCACGGTTTCCGGGCCGGCGACCGGCTCAGCGCGATCATTAATGGTCGTAAACGGGAGTTAATCATCGTCGGCGTGGTTCTCTCGCCGGAGTTCATCTACACCATCGGGCCAGGCGACATCGTACCGGACGATCGGCGCACCGGCGTGCTCTGGATGCGCTACGATGCTGCCGCTGCGGCGATGGACCTGGAAGGCGCCTTCAACGATGTCAGCGTCAAGCTGATGAGCGGCGCGGAGCCGGAGGCGGTCATGGACCGGGTTGACCGGCTCCTGGAGCCATACGGCGGGCAGGACAGCTATACACGCGATGACCAGCTCTCCCATGCTTTCATCGACGCCGAACTGCAGCAGCTCGGCGCTATGGCGTATATCATCCCGCCGATCTTCCTCGCCGTGTCGGCCTTTCTGCTCAACATGACACTGTCGCGGCTCATCACCCTTGAGCGCGAGCAGATCGGGCTGTTGAAGGCACTCGGATATCCTTCCCGTGAGGTCGGTTTTTATTACCTCAAGTTCGTAAGCCTGGTGACAGTGCTGGGCGTGGCGATCGGCTTCACGGCAGGGACATGGCTCGGGCACGAGCTGACGCAGCTCTACACGGAGTTTTTCAACTTCCCGTTTCTCGTGTTTCTGCTGCCCACCAATATCTACCTCATTGCGGCAGCTGTCAGCTTCGCCGCAGCTTTCCTCGGCACGCTTCAGGCGGTGCGCAGCGTGGTGCGCCTGCCGCCAGCGGTGGCCATGCAGCCGCCGCCGCCAACCCGCTACGCCAAGACCTGGCTAAGTCGCAGTGGCCTCACGCGGTATGTGCGCCAGTCTACTCTGATGATCGGCCGGCATATCATCCGCTTTCCGGTGCGCAGCATCCTCACCACGACCGGCATTGCCGCATCGGTGGCGCTGCTGATCGTCTCATTCTTCGGGATGGACTCGGTCAACTACGTCATCGACGTGACCTTTTCCCAGACAAGCCGCCAGGACATCTCGCTCAACTTCAATGAGATCAAGAATGACCGCGTGCGCCATGACGTCGCCAACCTCCCCGGGGTCATGCGGGCGGAGGCGTACCGCACCGTGCCGGTGACGTTGCGCAAGGGTTTGAAGGAGGAGCGGGTGGGCGTGACCGGCCTGCCGCCGCGCACGGAGTTGACCCAGCTTCTCGATCCCGATTTCCGGCCGATGAAGGTGCCCGACATCGGCATTGTGCTGTCGGAGATGCTCGCAGATATCCTCGATGTGCGGCGCGGGGAGATGGTGCGTGTCGAGTTCAAGACGGGCCGGCAGCGCGAGGTCCTGCTGCCGGTCACGGGCATTAGCCAGGCCTATCTCGGGCTTACCGCGCATATGGACCTCGACCTGCTGAACGACCTGATGGGCGACGGGCGGGTGGTTTCCGGCGCGCACCTCAAGGTCGACGAGACCAAGTTGCCGGCGCTCTACAACGCCGTGAAGGAGACGCCGGCGGTGTCTTCGATCGCCCTGCTCAACAAATCGCGGCAGTCATTCCGCGACACGCTGGCCGAAAACATCAACACCATGACCGCGATGTTCATCGCGCTGTCGGCCACTATTGCCTTTGGGGTGGTCTACAACAGCGTGCGCATCCAGCTCTCCGAGCGTGGGCGGGAGTTGGCAAGCCTTCGCATTCTGGGCTTCACCCAGGGAGAGGTGATGCTGATCCTGTTCGGCGAGATCATCGTGTTGCTGTTGATCGCGTTACCCATTGGCTGGATCGCCGGTTATATTCTCGCCGGCATGGTCGCCGCCGGCATGGAGACGGAGCTTTACCGCGTCCCGCTGATTGTCGATCGGGACACGTACGCGAAGGCGGCGCTCGTGGCGATCGTGTCGACGCTGGCGTCGGCGGTGATCATGCGCTGGCGGATCGCGCGGATGGACCTTATCGCGGTGCTGAAGACGAGGGCGTGA
- a CDS encoding efflux RND transporter periplasmic adaptor subunit → MGRVWRKRIAWAVLAAGAAALIAYGFWPDAVPVDTAKIRRGDVIVTVEDEGISQVREVYRVSSPVAGTVQRSPVEVGDEVQKGETIVASVLPTVSGFLDDRTVQMREAAVKAAQAQLRLAEAKLERAKSMAEYWTTQLERVENLEVGRTVTQRTVDETRMEAKARLAEVRSAEAEVNLREKELEQAKAALLDPPAVYSGGKGRCCLSVPAPESGVVLEIHKESETVVQAGAPLLDIGDPRDLEIVAELLSRDAVQVRVGARAIITEWGGPPLEATVRRVDRSGFEEISALGIEEQRVKVWLDIADPPEKWAQLGHDYRVIVRIVVNEQTDVLRVPVSALFRRGEDWAVFVREDDRARLRRIELGARNFDWAQVTDGLSEGDEVILYPSDRLSEGVRVVQRQAE, encoded by the coding sequence ATGGGGCGGGTTTGGCGCAAACGCATCGCCTGGGCGGTGCTCGCGGCCGGCGCGGCTGCGCTGATCGCCTATGGGTTCTGGCCCGATGCAGTGCCGGTCGATACGGCGAAGATCAGGCGCGGCGATGTTATCGTCACCGTCGAGGACGAGGGAATTTCGCAGGTGCGCGAGGTTTATCGCGTTTCTTCTCCTGTGGCCGGGACGGTGCAGCGCTCTCCTGTCGAGGTCGGCGACGAGGTCCAGAAGGGCGAAACGATCGTGGCGTCAGTCCTCCCGACCGTCTCCGGCTTTCTCGACGACCGCACGGTGCAGATGCGCGAGGCCGCGGTAAAGGCCGCCCAGGCCCAGTTGCGGCTCGCGGAGGCAAAGCTCGAGCGCGCCAAGAGTATGGCCGAGTACTGGACTACCCAGCTAGAACGGGTCGAGAATCTGGAAGTTGGCCGCACGGTCACCCAGCGCACTGTCGACGAGACGCGAATGGAGGCGAAGGCGCGTCTCGCGGAGGTGCGCAGCGCCGAGGCCGAGGTCAATCTGCGGGAGAAGGAGCTGGAGCAGGCCAAGGCGGCGCTATTGGACCCGCCGGCTGTGTATTCGGGCGGCAAGGGGCGCTGCTGCCTGAGCGTGCCGGCGCCGGAGAGCGGCGTGGTCCTCGAAATCCATAAGGAGAGCGAGACCGTCGTGCAGGCTGGCGCACCGCTTCTGGACATCGGCGATCCGCGTGATCTGGAGATCGTTGCGGAGTTGCTGTCGCGCGATGCCGTGCAGGTCCGCGTTGGCGCGCGCGCGATCATCACGGAGTGGGGTGGACCGCCGCTGGAGGCAACGGTGCGGCGCGTCGACCGCTCGGGCTTCGAGGAAATCTCCGCGCTCGGCATCGAGGAGCAGCGCGTGAAGGTGTGGCTTGATATTGCCGACCCGCCGGAGAAATGGGCTCAGCTCGGCCACGATTACCGTGTGATCGTGCGCATCGTGGTGAACGAGCAGACCGACGTGCTGCGCGTGCCTGTCAGCGCGCTGTTCCGCCGTGGCGAGGACTGGGCGGTGTTCGTGCGTGAGGACGACCGCGCGAGACTCCGGCGGATTGAACTCGGTGCCCGCAATTTCGACTGGGCGCAAGTGACCGACGGGCTGTCCGAGGGGGACGAGGTCATTCTCTATCCCAGCGACCGGCTCAGCGAGGGCGTGC